The Flexivirga oryzae genome has a segment encoding these proteins:
- a CDS encoding iron chelate uptake ABC transporter family permease subunit, whose product MLASRTDPTDLTARTRPFGAVLAMAVAVMQSTARNPLADPGLLGVNAGAAAAVVSAISFLGIDQPAGYLWFALLGAAVASVVVYLLGTTGRSSATPVRMALAGTAIGAALSAYVTGVILIDPSAYYHFRYWNIGALTGRTLTDVGPLGWFLLAGLIAGAALARPLNALALGDDLGKALGAHVGRTRLLSVLAVTLLCGTATAAVGPIGFVGLAVPHVARMLVGVDQRRLLPMSALLGACMLLGADVIGRLIAWPQEIGAGLVTAVVGAPVLVWLVRRRKVGRL is encoded by the coding sequence GTGCTCGCCAGCCGGACAGACCCGACGGACCTCACCGCCAGGACGCGACCCTTCGGGGCGGTCCTGGCGATGGCCGTTGCCGTCATGCAGTCCACCGCGCGCAACCCGCTCGCCGACCCCGGCCTGCTCGGGGTCAACGCCGGCGCCGCCGCCGCCGTCGTCTCGGCGATCAGCTTCCTCGGCATCGACCAGCCTGCGGGCTACCTGTGGTTCGCACTGCTCGGTGCGGCCGTCGCCTCGGTCGTGGTCTACCTGCTCGGCACCACCGGGCGATCCTCGGCCACCCCGGTGCGTATGGCGCTCGCGGGCACCGCGATCGGCGCGGCGCTGTCGGCCTACGTGACCGGCGTGATCCTGATCGACCCGAGTGCGTACTACCACTTCCGGTACTGGAACATCGGCGCGCTCACCGGGCGCACGTTGACCGATGTCGGCCCGCTCGGCTGGTTCCTGCTCGCCGGCCTGATCGCCGGTGCCGCACTGGCCCGCCCGCTGAACGCACTCGCCCTCGGCGACGACCTCGGCAAGGCGCTCGGCGCCCACGTCGGCCGTACCCGGCTGCTCAGCGTGCTCGCCGTGACGCTGCTGTGCGGCACGGCCACCGCGGCGGTGGGGCCGATCGGGTTCGTCGGCCTGGCCGTGCCGCACGTGGCGCGCATGCTGGTCGGGGTCGACCAGCGCCGGCTGCTGCCGATGTCCGCCCTGCTCGGCGCGTGCATGCTGCTCGGCGCGGACGTCATCGGGCGGCTGATCGCCTGGCCGCAGGAGATCGGGGCCGGGCTGGTGACGGCGGTGGTCGGTGCACCGGTGCTGGTCTGGCTGGTGCGTCGCCGGAAGGTGGGACGGCTGTGA
- a CDS encoding Ig-like domain-containing protein → MSQELSRRVAISGAFAAALTVGVAACGHGDKHAGTFGEPAGTPTGAPTATSAEPAPATSSATSTPPPPADITVAGLDGDTLPFGAPVTLTSSARLDSLKVQDGDGKAVDGTLSKKGTSWVSSAPIGPGASWTWTATTAQGAVSDGKIGSASAIRTVGATANIGVGWTVGVAAPIVVNFKTKVTDKPAVEKYLQVLMRPAGSKGKWTEVVGSWAWLPDSAPNSELHFRTKKYWPAHTEVRVVLPLAQLNWGGGVSGVQDFDWTFNIGRSQVVIADARKHNIVIYRDGAKVATYPASYGLDSDPIRNTRTGINVVTEKLQTVEMKSKLFHYDEIEHWAVRFNNNGQFIHANPDTVQYQGHSNVSHGCINLSPTNGKAYYDTAIYGDPVDVRGTNVKLSSTRTEIYDWALSWKQWKAMSALT, encoded by the coding sequence GTGTCGCAGGAACTGAGTCGACGTGTCGCGATCAGTGGCGCCTTCGCGGCTGCACTGACCGTCGGTGTCGCGGCGTGCGGCCATGGGGACAAGCATGCGGGGACGTTCGGCGAACCGGCCGGGACGCCCACGGGCGCGCCGACGGCGACCTCCGCCGAGCCAGCACCGGCGACGTCGTCGGCAACCTCGACACCGCCGCCTCCCGCGGACATCACGGTCGCCGGACTGGACGGCGACACGCTGCCGTTCGGGGCGCCGGTGACACTCACCTCGTCGGCACGACTGGACTCGTTGAAGGTGCAGGACGGGGACGGCAAGGCCGTCGACGGCACGCTGTCGAAGAAGGGCACGTCGTGGGTCAGCTCGGCACCGATCGGGCCGGGCGCGTCGTGGACCTGGACCGCGACCACGGCGCAGGGCGCCGTCAGTGACGGCAAGATCGGGTCGGCGTCCGCCATACGCACCGTGGGCGCGACGGCGAACATCGGCGTCGGCTGGACCGTCGGCGTCGCCGCACCCATCGTGGTCAACTTCAAGACGAAGGTGACCGACAAACCGGCGGTGGAGAAGTACCTGCAGGTGCTGATGCGGCCCGCCGGGTCGAAGGGGAAGTGGACCGAGGTCGTCGGCTCCTGGGCGTGGCTGCCGGACAGTGCGCCCAACTCGGAGCTGCACTTCCGCACCAAGAAGTACTGGCCCGCGCACACGGAGGTGCGGGTTGTGCTGCCGTTGGCGCAGCTGAACTGGGGCGGTGGCGTCAGCGGCGTGCAGGACTTCGACTGGACGTTCAACATCGGGCGCTCGCAGGTCGTCATCGCCGACGCGCGCAAGCACAACATCGTCATCTACCGGGACGGTGCGAAGGTGGCCACCTACCCGGCTTCATACGGCCTCGACTCCGACCCGATCCGCAACACCCGCACCGGCATCAACGTCGTCACCGAGAAACTGCAGACGGTCGAGATGAAGTCGAAGTTGTTCCACTACGACGAGATCGAGCACTGGGCGGTGCGGTTCAACAACAACGGCCAGTTCATCCACGCCAACCCGGACACCGTGCAATATCAGGGGCATTCGAACGTCTCACACGGGTGCATCAACCTGTCGCCGACGAACGGCAAGGCCTACTACGACACCGCGATCTACGGCGACCCGGTCGACGTGCGCGGCACCAACGTCAAGCTGTCCTCCACCCGCACCGAGATCTACGACTGGGCGCTGTCGTGGAAGCAGTGGAAGGCGATGTCCGCACTGACCTGA
- a CDS encoding helix-turn-helix domain-containing protein: MHTNQLPPLSPRVRELFRQGAREALNFSEEDLAVLHEATLAGYHSDRSVIDPTLSDAARIVNVQNLRRWAASNISDPGERVTPQLSHEAITLSRDLVRRGLDSRALDSYRTSQSAAWRLWMRICFTLTSDADELQELLNASALSISSFLDDTVDALTELIQADIAELTSGTNAERMATLTLVLEGAPITRSQAELRLHYRLTGEHTALVLWSESDEEGRTDLGDVAGRLEAVADAIMQASDCTRRLTLVAGAQSLWVWLPTADVRTDATVTAALEAAPGVQVAIGRNGLGLEGFRRSHLDAAEAQRLLSRLDSSRRIARYDEVQLVALLTGDLTKADEFVADTLGALVSADPDIRDTVSAYIREQFNASRTAIRLYTHRNTVLRRLERADQLMPRPLADNVTNVAAALEVLRVRPNLR; the protein is encoded by the coding sequence GTGCACACCAACCAGCTGCCGCCGCTGAGCCCGCGGGTCCGCGAGCTCTTCCGGCAGGGAGCCCGCGAGGCACTCAACTTCTCCGAGGAGGACCTCGCGGTGCTGCACGAGGCGACCCTGGCGGGCTACCACTCCGACCGGTCGGTCATCGACCCGACACTCAGCGATGCGGCGCGAATCGTCAACGTACAGAACCTACGTCGCTGGGCCGCGTCCAACATCAGCGACCCCGGCGAACGTGTCACGCCGCAGCTGAGCCACGAGGCGATCACCCTGTCCCGTGACCTGGTCCGGCGCGGCCTGGACAGCCGCGCCCTCGACTCCTACCGCACCTCGCAGAGCGCGGCGTGGCGGCTGTGGATGCGGATCTGCTTCACCCTGACCTCCGACGCCGACGAACTGCAGGAGCTGCTGAACGCCTCGGCGCTGTCCATCTCGTCCTTCCTGGACGACACGGTCGACGCGCTGACCGAGCTGATCCAGGCCGACATCGCCGAGCTCACCAGCGGCACCAATGCCGAGCGGATGGCGACCCTGACCCTCGTCCTGGAGGGCGCCCCGATAACCCGGTCGCAGGCCGAGCTGCGTCTGCACTACCGGCTGACCGGCGAACACACCGCGCTCGTGCTCTGGTCGGAGTCCGACGAGGAGGGCCGCACCGACCTGGGCGACGTCGCCGGCCGGCTGGAGGCCGTCGCCGACGCGATCATGCAGGCCAGCGACTGCACCCGCCGGCTCACCCTTGTCGCCGGCGCCCAGTCGCTGTGGGTCTGGCTGCCGACCGCCGACGTTCGCACCGACGCTACCGTCACCGCGGCGCTCGAAGCAGCGCCCGGGGTCCAGGTCGCGATCGGCCGGAACGGTCTGGGACTGGAGGGTTTCCGCCGCAGCCACCTGGACGCGGCCGAGGCGCAGCGCCTGCTCTCCCGGCTGGACTCCAGCCGCCGGATCGCCCGGTACGACGAGGTCCAGCTGGTCGCGCTGCTGACCGGAGACCTGACCAAGGCGGACGAGTTCGTCGCCGACACCCTCGGCGCGCTGGTCAGCGCGGATCCCGACATTCGGGACACCGTCTCGGCATACATCCGGGAGCAGTTCAACGCCTCCCGCACCGCCATCCGGCTCTACACGCACCGCAACACGGTGCTGCGGCGGCTCGAGCGCGCCGACCAGCTGATGCCGCGCCCGCTCGCCGACAACGTCACCAATGTCGCCGCGGCACTGGAGGTGCTGCGCGTGCGACCGAACCTGCGCTGA
- a CDS encoding ABC transporter ATP-binding protein — MRTALAEPRLTTSALSLRYDDRLVVPDLDLELPTGDFTVIVGPNACGKSTTLRALARIMRPDGGAVLLDGTSIKNIPTKELARTLGLLPQSPVAPETVTVRDLVGRGRYPHQSFLRQWSDSDERAVRDAMDATGVTALADRLMEELSGGQRQRAWLAMVLAQEVPLLLLDEPTTFLDVTHQLDVLDLVAGLRDRGLTVVAVLHDLNLACRYADHLVCMRDGRVVDSGSPGDIVTADLVERVFDLPCRVIDDPETGTPLVIPARRRVKQPIAV, encoded by the coding sequence ATGAGAACCGCACTCGCCGAGCCGAGACTCACCACCTCGGCGTTGTCCCTGAGGTATGACGACCGGCTCGTCGTGCCGGACCTCGATCTGGAGTTGCCCACCGGCGACTTCACCGTCATCGTCGGCCCGAACGCCTGCGGCAAGTCGACCACCCTGCGCGCGCTCGCCCGGATCATGCGGCCGGACGGAGGCGCGGTGCTGCTGGACGGCACGTCCATCAAGAACATCCCGACCAAGGAGCTCGCCCGCACCCTCGGCCTGCTGCCGCAGTCCCCGGTCGCGCCCGAGACGGTCACGGTGCGCGACCTGGTCGGCCGCGGCCGGTATCCGCATCAGAGTTTCCTGCGGCAGTGGTCGGACTCCGACGAGCGCGCCGTCCGGGACGCGATGGATGCGACCGGGGTGACGGCGCTCGCCGACCGGCTGATGGAGGAGCTGTCCGGCGGGCAGCGGCAGCGCGCCTGGCTGGCGATGGTGCTCGCGCAGGAGGTGCCGCTACTGCTGTTGGACGAGCCGACCACGTTCCTGGACGTCACCCACCAGCTGGATGTGCTGGATCTGGTTGCGGGGCTACGGGATCGGGGCCTCACCGTCGTGGCCGTGCTGCACGACCTCAACCTCGCGTGCCGCTACGCCGACCACCTCGTGTGCATGCGGGACGGCCGGGTCGTCGACAGCGGGTCACCGGGCGACATCGTCACCGCGGATCTCGTCGAGCGCGTCTTCGATCTCCCGTGCCGCGTCATCGACGACCCCGAGACCGGGACGCCTCTCGTCATACCCGCTCGGCGGCGGGTGAAGCAGCCGATAGCGGTCTGA
- a CDS encoding iron chelate uptake ABC transporter family permease subunit translates to MSTTVAKRAIQLGSARGAVNRRTAVLTAGTLIAAIAVILLTLGTGALPVSPAGVVRCVLGAGDPANDFAVMDIGLPRAVTGLLVGLALGAAGSLVQAYTRNPLGSPDVIGFDAGAATFALIGLLVLHLQPAGYSVLAVVGGLATAAVVFALGTGGEHDAGYRLILIGIGVGAALASVNGYLLTRSTNYESQAAARWLAGSLSNSDWSRAGILSVALVVLLPCAAACARHLRTMLLGADVAVALGVPLRRVSVGVLAIAVALAAVAVATAGPVSFVALTAPQLVVRLTRGPAPQVFASAAMGGLLMVVSDFVGQRALGSIDLPVGVVTGAVGGVYLAWLLSREWKARSR, encoded by the coding sequence GTGAGCACCACGGTCGCGAAGCGCGCCATACAGCTCGGCAGCGCCCGGGGCGCCGTCAACCGGCGCACCGCCGTGCTGACCGCCGGCACCTTGATCGCCGCCATCGCGGTCATCCTGCTCACCCTCGGCACGGGCGCGCTGCCGGTCTCGCCCGCCGGTGTGGTCCGGTGCGTCCTCGGCGCAGGGGACCCGGCGAACGACTTCGCCGTCATGGACATCGGGCTGCCGCGCGCCGTCACCGGACTGCTGGTCGGTCTGGCGCTCGGGGCGGCCGGGTCGCTGGTGCAGGCATACACCCGCAATCCGCTGGGCAGTCCGGACGTCATCGGATTCGACGCGGGCGCAGCGACTTTCGCGTTGATCGGGCTGCTGGTGCTGCATCTGCAACCGGCGGGCTACTCGGTGCTCGCCGTCGTGGGCGGGTTGGCAACCGCGGCAGTGGTGTTCGCGCTCGGCACCGGCGGTGAGCACGACGCCGGCTACCGGCTGATCCTCATCGGGATCGGGGTGGGTGCGGCGCTGGCCTCGGTCAACGGTTATCTGTTGACCAGGTCCACCAACTACGAATCCCAAGCGGCGGCAAGGTGGTTGGCCGGCAGCCTGAGCAACTCGGACTGGTCCAGGGCCGGGATCCTCTCCGTCGCGCTCGTGGTGCTGCTGCCCTGTGCGGCGGCCTGTGCCCGCCACCTGCGGACGATGCTGCTCGGAGCCGACGTGGCGGTCGCGCTCGGCGTCCCGCTGCGCCGGGTCTCCGTCGGGGTGCTCGCGATCGCGGTCGCGCTCGCCGCGGTCGCGGTGGCGACCGCCGGTCCCGTCTCGTTCGTCGCGCTGACCGCGCCGCAGCTCGTCGTCCGGCTCACCCGCGGGCCCGCGCCGCAGGTCTTCGCGTCGGCCGCCATGGGCGGGTTGCTCATGGTGGTCAGCGATTTCGTCGGCCAGCGCGCACTCGGCAGCATCGACCTGCCGGTCGGGGTCGTCACCGGTGCCGTCGGCGGGGTCTACCTGGCCTGGTTGTTGTCCCGTGAATGGAAGGCACGCTCCCGATGA
- a CDS encoding xanthine dehydrogenase family protein molybdopterin-binding subunit — protein MPGSILGTRVRRVEDADLVTGASTYVGNLQLDGMLHAAFVRSPFAHARIGGIDTGEAAAAPGVVAVYTAADLDLKPHHGLMVVNPKVPRPPLATDRVRFVGEPVAIVVAETRAAAADAVELVDVDYDELPSVTDPEAALAPDAELQFPDLGTNLVIGNRSAVQEDPLTGADTVVRARMVNQRVAVVPMEGNAIAVDTTGDGEHELVIHVSTQMPHGLQGMACAEFGLAKEQVRVISPHVGGGFGGKAGLISEHTVVIGAARALGRPVSWVETRSENLQGMHGRGQVGYYEMGLTRDGRITGIRARVIGDAGAWAGFGGALPIHMTALMVPGVYDVPVVAYDACSAVTNTAPMGAFRGAGRPEAAAHLERLMDIAADELDIDPVELRRRNFLDPKAFPVTTKMGAQYDSGSYDLPLREALRIADYTKLREEQARRRETGEPVQLGIGVSVYVEVTAPGGGSEYGSVTVHDDGTATASSGTSAHGQGHATAFSMLVSDALGIPMDKITYVQSDTAVVPRGGGTGGSRSLQLGGSAVVSAANEVREQARRHAATLLEAAVDDIVLTEEGTFGVTGVPGGATVTWTEIAAAAKDQGEELTAGLDVNQDGSTFPFGAHVSVVEVDTETGRVRPLRHVAVDDCGRILNPLLVEGQQHGGLAQGIAQALYEEVVFNEDGQPMTGTLADYAMPSAMDLVDFETASTMTPTPLNALGAKGIGESATIGSTPAVQNAVVDAVSHLGVRHIHLPCTPQRVWRAIQDAQAGTLPDLWQDPPDVFADLPVSGGVDNAAGV, from the coding sequence ATGCCAGGTTCAATTCTCGGAACACGGGTCCGGCGGGTCGAAGACGCCGACCTCGTCACCGGCGCCTCGACCTACGTCGGCAACCTCCAGCTGGACGGGATGCTGCACGCCGCCTTCGTGCGATCGCCCTTCGCGCACGCCCGGATCGGCGGCATCGACACCGGTGAGGCCGCCGCCGCACCGGGCGTCGTCGCGGTTTACACCGCCGCCGACCTCGACCTGAAACCGCACCACGGCCTGATGGTGGTCAACCCCAAGGTGCCGCGCCCGCCGCTGGCCACCGACCGGGTCCGGTTCGTCGGCGAACCCGTGGCCATCGTCGTCGCCGAGACCCGCGCGGCCGCTGCCGACGCGGTCGAGCTCGTCGACGTCGACTACGACGAGCTGCCCTCGGTCACCGACCCCGAGGCGGCCCTCGCCCCCGACGCGGAGCTGCAGTTCCCCGACCTCGGCACCAACCTGGTGATCGGCAATCGCTCTGCGGTGCAAGAGGATCCACTGACCGGTGCCGACACCGTGGTGCGTGCCCGGATGGTCAACCAGCGTGTCGCGGTCGTGCCGATGGAGGGCAACGCGATCGCCGTCGACACGACCGGGGACGGTGAGCACGAGCTCGTCATACACGTCTCGACGCAGATGCCGCACGGACTGCAGGGGATGGCCTGCGCCGAGTTCGGCCTCGCCAAGGAGCAGGTGCGCGTCATCTCCCCGCACGTCGGCGGCGGCTTCGGCGGCAAGGCCGGGCTGATCTCCGAGCACACCGTGGTCATCGGTGCGGCGCGTGCCCTCGGCCGCCCGGTCTCCTGGGTCGAGACCCGCTCGGAGAACCTGCAGGGCATGCACGGCCGCGGCCAGGTCGGCTACTACGAGATGGGCCTGACCAGGGACGGCCGGATCACCGGCATCCGGGCCCGCGTGATCGGCGACGCCGGCGCGTGGGCCGGCTTCGGCGGGGCCCTGCCGATCCACATGACCGCCCTGATGGTGCCCGGTGTGTATGACGTCCCGGTGGTCGCCTACGACGCCTGCTCCGCGGTGACCAACACCGCCCCGATGGGCGCCTTCCGCGGAGCCGGGCGCCCCGAGGCGGCGGCGCACCTGGAGCGGCTGATGGACATCGCGGCCGACGAGCTGGACATCGACCCCGTCGAGCTGCGACGCCGGAACTTCCTGGACCCCAAAGCTTTTCCGGTGACGACGAAGATGGGTGCACAGTACGACTCCGGCAGCTACGACCTGCCGTTGCGGGAGGCGCTGCGCATCGCGGACTACACCAAACTGCGCGAGGAGCAGGCGCGGCGCCGCGAGACCGGCGAGCCGGTGCAGCTGGGCATCGGGGTCAGCGTCTACGTCGAGGTGACCGCGCCCGGCGGTGGGTCCGAATACGGCTCGGTCACCGTCCACGACGACGGCACCGCGACCGCCTCGTCCGGCACCTCCGCGCACGGTCAGGGGCACGCGACGGCCTTCTCGATGCTGGTGTCCGACGCGCTCGGCATACCCATGGACAAGATCACCTACGTGCAGTCCGACACCGCGGTCGTCCCGCGCGGCGGTGGCACCGGTGGCTCGCGGTCCCTGCAGCTGGGTGGCAGTGCGGTCGTCTCGGCCGCGAACGAGGTGCGCGAACAGGCCCGCCGGCACGCCGCGACGCTGCTGGAGGCCGCCGTCGACGACATCGTGCTCACCGAAGAGGGCACCTTCGGGGTGACCGGGGTGCCCGGTGGCGCGACGGTGACCTGGACCGAGATCGCCGCCGCTGCCAAGGACCAGGGCGAGGAGCTGACCGCCGGGCTCGACGTCAACCAGGACGGTTCCACCTTCCCGTTCGGTGCGCACGTGTCGGTCGTCGAGGTCGACACCGAGACCGGTCGGGTCCGCCCGCTGCGGCATGTCGCGGTCGACGACTGCGGCCGGATCCTCAACCCGCTGCTGGTCGAAGGTCAGCAGCACGGAGGGCTCGCGCAGGGCATCGCGCAGGCCCTCTACGAGGAGGTCGTCTTCAACGAGGACGGGCAGCCGATGACCGGCACGCTCGCCGATTACGCGATGCCGAGCGCGATGGACCTGGTGGACTTCGAGACCGCCTCCACGATGACGCCGACACCACTGAATGCGTTGGGCGCCAAGGGGATCGGCGAGTCCGCGACCATCGGCTCCACGCCCGCTGTGCAGAACGCCGTGGTCGACGCGGTCAGCCACCTGGGTGTGCGGCACATCCACCTGCCCTGCACACCCCAGCGGGTGTGGCGCGCGATCCAGGACGCGCAGGCGGGCACGCTGCCGGACCTGTGGCAGGACCCGCCGGACGTCTTCGCCGACCTGCCGGTCAGCGGTGGCGTGGACAACGCCGCGGGGGTGTGA
- a CDS encoding ABC transporter substrate-binding protein translates to MDSITNAPLSRRAALGAGLAGAAALLAACGSSSSAGSGASGPATAAGSAGDTAWKPVSVKHAFGTTTVEKQPTRIVTVGVTEQDFVLALGVKPVGVTDWYGDQPYAMWPWARAANGDNKPKLLKTDDGFQFTEIAKLQPDLIIGTNSGMTSEDYGKLSKLAPTVPQASTKKGYFAPWYDMLATIGTSMGKSQEATALRSSIKAKFSTAAADHPKFKGTKAIFLQNAVSDGSLIAYPEGLGTEFLADLGFEVPSDIDKYVREGEQAYIPVEQIHVLNSAEVLIWATEKPSDLAALQKVPGFSNLDAVKSGRSVYTGGELSGAIYFSSPLSLPYVVDKLTPKLTKALA, encoded by the coding sequence ATGGACAGCATCACGAACGCGCCCCTGTCACGGCGCGCAGCACTCGGTGCCGGGCTGGCGGGAGCGGCGGCACTGCTCGCCGCCTGCGGCTCGTCGTCGTCGGCGGGCAGCGGCGCAAGCGGCCCGGCCACGGCGGCCGGGTCGGCCGGGGACACGGCCTGGAAGCCGGTGTCGGTGAAGCACGCTTTCGGCACGACGACGGTCGAGAAGCAGCCGACGCGGATCGTCACGGTCGGCGTCACCGAGCAGGACTTCGTGCTCGCCCTCGGGGTGAAACCGGTCGGCGTCACCGACTGGTACGGCGACCAGCCGTACGCGATGTGGCCGTGGGCCCGGGCCGCGAACGGTGACAACAAGCCGAAGCTGCTGAAGACCGACGACGGTTTCCAGTTCACCGAGATCGCCAAGCTGCAGCCGGATCTGATCATCGGCACCAACTCGGGTATGACGTCCGAGGACTACGGCAAACTCAGCAAACTCGCCCCGACGGTGCCGCAGGCCAGCACCAAGAAGGGCTACTTCGCGCCCTGGTACGACATGCTCGCGACGATCGGCACCTCGATGGGCAAGTCCCAGGAGGCGACTGCGTTGCGCTCGTCGATCAAGGCGAAGTTCAGCACGGCGGCCGCGGATCACCCGAAGTTCAAGGGCACCAAGGCGATCTTCCTGCAGAACGCCGTGTCGGACGGCAGCCTGATCGCCTATCCGGAGGGGTTGGGCACCGAGTTCCTCGCCGATCTGGGCTTCGAGGTCCCCTCCGACATCGACAAGTACGTCCGCGAGGGCGAGCAGGCCTACATCCCGGTGGAGCAGATCCACGTCCTCAACTCCGCGGAGGTGCTGATCTGGGCCACCGAGAAGCCCAGCGATCTGGCGGCGCTGCAGAAGGTGCCCGGCTTCAGCAACCTGGACGCCGTGAAGTCGGGACGCTCGGTCTACACCGGCGGTGAACTCTCCGGTGCGATCTACTTCAGCTCGCCGCTGAGCCTGCCGTACGTTGTGGACAAGCTGACGCCGAAGCTGACAAAAGCCCTGGCCTGA
- a CDS encoding TOBE domain-containing protein, which translates to MRLSARNQLTGTVTAIDEGVVTTTVKIELAGGQTITSSITKEAATELGIEVGKEVTAIVKASSVMLAVD; encoded by the coding sequence ATGAGACTCAGCGCACGCAACCAGCTCACCGGCACCGTCACCGCCATCGACGAAGGTGTCGTCACCACCACCGTCAAGATCGAGCTGGCCGGCGGTCAGACGATCACCTCGTCGATCACCAAGGAGGCCGCCACCGAGCTCGGCATCGAGGTGGGCAAGGAGGTCACCGCGATCGTCAAGGCCAGCTCGGTGATGCTCGCGGTCGACTGA
- a CDS encoding dienelactone hydrolase family protein — MADRIDIPTADGPMPAYRFLPEAGTGPGIVLFQEIFGVSDYIKIRAADLAALGYVVIVPEIYWRLDDSEIDESSDGMLQQAMGLMSQLDWPTTVGDGVASVAAARTDEHVDGGVGVFGFCFGGGLAFNVAASTDVDVLVSYYGSALPNLLDLAGDVTAPSLHHFGTADDYLPMDVVERIRAAVSRDGVRFETYDGAGHAFDNPLPMFHHAAASTAAWRHTLDFLATNFPAKP; from the coding sequence GTGGCCGACCGGATCGACATCCCCACGGCCGACGGGCCGATGCCCGCCTACCGCTTCCTGCCCGAGGCCGGGACCGGTCCCGGGATCGTCCTCTTCCAGGAGATCTTCGGCGTCAGCGACTACATCAAGATCCGCGCCGCCGATCTCGCCGCGCTCGGGTACGTCGTCATCGTGCCCGAAATCTATTGGCGCCTGGACGATTCCGAGATCGACGAGAGCAGTGACGGCATGCTGCAGCAGGCGATGGGCCTGATGAGCCAGCTGGACTGGCCGACCACGGTGGGTGACGGTGTCGCCTCCGTCGCCGCGGCCCGCACCGACGAGCACGTCGACGGGGGAGTGGGCGTCTTCGGCTTCTGCTTCGGTGGCGGACTCGCCTTCAACGTCGCCGCCTCGACCGACGTGGACGTGCTGGTGAGCTACTACGGGTCGGCGCTGCCCAACCTGCTCGACCTCGCCGGCGACGTCACCGCACCCAGCCTGCACCACTTCGGCACCGCCGACGACTATCTCCCGATGGACGTCGTGGAGCGGATCCGGGCCGCGGTGTCCCGCGACGGGGTGCGGTTCGAGACGTATGACGGCGCCGGGCACGCCTTCGACAACCCGTTGCCGATGTTCCACCACGCCGCCGCCTCGACGGCGGCGTGGCGTCATACCCTCGACTTCCTGGCGACCAACTTCCCGGCGAAACCCTAG